DNA sequence from the Lagenorhynchus albirostris chromosome 5, mLagAlb1.1, whole genome shotgun sequence genome:
ACTTGTAATATAGGTTATCAAAATATTGGTGCACAATCTTTCCCAAGCTTCATAATGATCCTAAAATTACCAGGAATAAAAAATAGTACAAGAATAAGGTTTATGGCTCCTTCGACTCCATGTCATAATTACTGTAATACTTATTGTTGTAATAATTCTCATAATTATCCTCAGAAGGATCTCTATGAAACCAGCAAAAACGACAGCTACTTCTAAACCTTTGCCCTCTTGACTGAGTCTCAACATCATTCTGCCATGGTTCTCTTTGAGAGTCAGACCGAGGAACTCCTTTGCTGTAGCGTTTTTTAACAGATTGAATCAGACGTTCTATCTTATCTCTCCGATCAGTTAACACGGTCCTCACCCCTCTCCTATAGGGTATGGTTTCACCAAGTAACCGCCCAGTTGGTTGACGTAGACATTCTGGTAGAATGAATGGCAATTTGATACTAGGGTTTGCCGTCAGGTTACTGAGGTTCTTTATTAACACTTCAGACATAGGCTGAGAGGCAACTGGAATTGCCTGGGAATTTTCATCGATGGATGTTTGAGGAGACTCCAGGGTCCAGGTTGGGTTAACCTCAGATGAATCCATTGGGAGTCTTGTCACAGCTTGAAGCTCCTCCTAGACCTTTGGGTTCCAGTGGCAGGTGATGCTTTAGACTCAAATTGCTACAAAGTAGCCTGGAAGAACTATAGAGctaagaaagagggagaaaaatccAAGCTGACACACCGTGGAAAT
Encoded proteins:
- the LOC132520771 gene encoding developmental pluripotency-associated protein 3-like; its protein translation is MDSSEVNPTWTLESPQTSIDENSQAIPVASQPMSEVLIKNLSNLTANPSIKLPFILPECLRQPTGRLLGETIPYRRGVRTVLTDRRDKIERLIQSVKKRYSKGVPRSDSQREPWQNDVETQSRGQRFRSSCRFCWFHRDPSEDNYENYYNNKYYSNYDMESKEP